One genomic segment of Ipomoea triloba cultivar NCNSP0323 chromosome 9, ASM357664v1 includes these proteins:
- the LOC116029205 gene encoding uncharacterized protein LOC116029205 isoform X3 codes for MDYDDNDYQSQNFHIVGDDSSKVSSVLCPYALPKFDFDESLQGHLRFDSLVENEVFLGIPSQEDNHWIEEYSRGSSGIEFSPSAAESCSIPRRNNVWSEAASSESVEMLLKSVIQEHNLPVDAIIEESDAGNELGNLTQQIMEPNLREDDKVDYVKDSNPSVQPDEFSRSKETTGAEVIQMALETQVVETCAYENIESRENDQIMTDDRIQIEVKNSDSNKVEVGTLDNETVNQTKVNPSASGVQVQGEEFSSPTVTVGNSSEWDKQSGIHLETTSGLPDDFCKGAGDNTIVSEDTTINDEKLSGVAFQTGIPAANKDSPSNVTSEVVGVNGARGENTITNLGESSSLLGISDHDLSTAEVCKKDVPFVEPPKDNKSDIVVSPKATKIQHQYDDCSMLQDETSVAFKSTSAPDGHVAEVREVEGLETCSNLELEKCSALNIPSGMSKIAQQNTTESFISSDQRPSFASSGGLSEPFGPQTESSIDQGGECDSIMESSTSAGILEERHATEDMKGGNVCVGADKVVSGIGHDPSSLSKAECVQLYRENLPSEVPVGACNSDQDNSSGEKGRAMPCAVLSNEERDKSLDPQIRVGSSSIVEEHKEDVEITCAPEFGTSVQNKQASAVEVKDVNCSSHDTVDNVNSLSKHSDIPPVMANHPEQKPLSVKESSMHSGNKEMNTICPKEASPSTLGSSVQMIVKASHIGTPVGQATAAADAGQDCSKDLKIRGGQHDLTMREGTCDKTETIEKHEEANNDGQDLPKLGEIGSSVEPVAPSQVSTSATNCTQPLQTEKNKEEFGNRAAVESIPTPQVTDNLVGKVQSTCMNSGVSASSKEESLNIKVTPVAGSSEVEPSKDMQSFPSNRSEVPMVGEDLPLISVGANAGKETPQVSDQITPSRGSKAERKTRGGSSKAGRKSTKGNQLKETPVKVIERRDKSRVARESSGTKTSGVVSTPTSNLPDLNTSTQSVLFQQPFTDLQQVQLRAQIFVYGSLIQGAVPDEACMVSAFGTTTDGGRGTWEAAWRACLERHLGPRSHAINTETPVRSRSGAKTQDQAINQGLLQSKVLSSTAARSSSKGSSTPIVTPMIPLSSPLWNIATPSDSRVSSSVVSGAVIDYQSFSSLNPYQIPPGRNLAGYTTWLSQTSIPAPWVASTQTAAFDISARFPVLPITEPVKLTPVKESSVAASGGTKHMPTNSMAPSVLPGIIAGNTSMVDNKKAPASPADLKSRKRKKPPVTDGHGQISLPVAPAELVSAPSSSGYSSKSVGLISSVGRSPSQTLSAPVVSSHFSTLVAVTTSPSFVPKGKSDLVPASSLLVDHSKRAEVNVVRRTLTPEDIKNVEESKLQAEEASAHAAAALGHCQGIWIELDKQKSSSLMPDVEAKLTSAAVAIAAAASVAKAAAAAAKVASDAAAQVKRIVDESLVSSKSVTIENSAVALSNSVSNLGSATPASILKSGDGNFVSIEAMSAASRHAENLMAVVKAAELAAEAVSHAGKVVIGDPLPLSELVKAGPDGFWKVSESISQSKDVNGGKSDVNMVEQGSDVFPKQSEGPSVKALHALKGGLSPHPGGTSANTIAGSVRAEEGISSSIPHADKDICSSKAPTTSEFNKTLEISTGPEIESRSTSLLQGDYENIASSMIDSIKEGCLVEVLRDSGDLKAWFSANVLSLKDGAAFICYTELQSDEGQLKEWIPLRLDGEDVPSIRISHPMTAVHLEGARKRRRAAMKDYTWSVGDQVDARMDNCWREGIITEKNKKDETILSVNFPARGDTAVVRAWNLRPTLIWKDGEWVEWSTSRNEPAFQGDTPKEKRIKLGNPAGETSGKAKLSKNIDFPEPGTNKEPKLLPLSDNETIFNVGSNKDENKPSTVRTMRSGLQKEGSKVVFGVPKPGKKRKFMDVSKHYVSNWGMKDTTANDSAKLAKYVMPQGSGVGGWKNNSKTNPKEKEVAEFKSRPPRSRKPPSSSRTSKDNSLTSNPSASGDATSTDHVVKDTMSYDKNESAQSDFVKCNSNGEEAAEGQMQFSSEDLQAESTKKASTSTNKSEKVNAGNVTPASGKSTKVEVDKSIPEVIEPRRSNRRIQPTSRLLEGLQSSLIIPKFPSLSHDKGQRSHHRGTSKGNTHG; via the exons ATGGATTATGATGACAATGATTATCAAAGCCAGAATTTTCACATAGTCGGTGACGATAGCTCAAAGGTTTCTTCTGTTTTGTGCCCTTATGCTCTTCCCAAATTTGATTTTGATGAGAGCCTCCAGGGACATTTAAGATTTGACAGCTTAGTTGAAAACGAAGTTTTTCTTGGAATTCCTAGTCAGGAAGACAATCACTGGATTGAGGAATATTCTCGAGGAAGTAGTGGAATAGAGTTTAGTCCAAGTGCTGCAGAGTCGTGCTCCATCCCTAGGCGAAACAATGTTTGGTCTGAAGCAGCATCTTCAGAATCTGTTGAAATGCTGTTAAAATCAGTAATCCAGGAACATAATCTTCCAGTGGATGCTATTATTGAGGAATCAGATGCTGGCAACGAATTGGGTAACTTAACCCAACAAATAATGGAACCTAACCTTAGGGAGGATGATAAAGTAGATTACGTTAAAGATTCCAATCCAAGTGTACAACCTGATGAGTTTTCTAGGTCAAAAGAGACTACTGGGGCAGAAGTTATCCAAATGGCTTTAGAAACACAAGTGGTGGAAACATGTGCTTATGAGAACATTGAGAGCAGAGAGAATGATCAGATCATGACTGATGATAGGATACAAATTGAAGTGAAAAACAGTGATTCTAATAAAGTAGAAGTTGGCACTTTAGACAATGAAACGGTTAACCAAACAAAAGTAAATCCATCTGCTTCAGGTGTTCAAGTTCAAGGTGAAGAGTTCTCCTCACCTACTGTTACTGTAGGGAATTCTAGTGAATGGGATAAACAATCTGGAATTCATCTTGAAACTACTAGTGGATTACCTGATGATTTCTGTAAAGGAGCAGGGGACAATACCATAGTGAGCGAAGACACTACTATCAATGATGAAAAGTTAAGTGGGGTGGCATTTCAGACTGGTATTCCAGCTGCTAATAAGGATTCCCCTTCTAATGTGACTTCAGAGGTGGTAGGTGTTAACGGAGCTAGAGGTGaaaacacaattactaatttggggGAATCTTCCAGTTTGCTAGGGATTTCGGACCATGATTTGTCCACTGCTGAGGTATGTAAGAAAGATGTACCTTTTGTTGAGCCTCCTAAAGACAATAAGTCTGACATTGTTGTATCGCCCAAAGCAACCAAAATCCAACACCAGTATGATGATTGTAGTATGTTGCAAGATGAGACTTCTGTGGCCTTTAAGAGCACAAGTGCACCTGATGGGCATGTTGCAGAGGTCAGAGAGGTTGAAGGCCTAGAGACCTGCTCCAATCTTGAGCTGGAGAAGTGTTCTGCTTTAAATATACCATCTGGAATGAGCAAGATAGCACAACAGAATACTACTGAGAGTTTTATCTCATCAGATCAAAGGCCTTCATTTGCTAGCTCTGGGGGATTGAGTGAGCCATTTGGACCACAAACTGAAAGCAGCATTGACCAAGGAGGTGAGTGTGACAGTATAATGGAGTCATCCACTTCTGCTGGAATTCTTGAGGAGAGACATGCTACTGAAGATATGAAAGGTGGAAATGTTTGCGTGGGAGCAGACAAAGTGGTATCAGGCATTGGACATGATCCTTCATCCCTTTCCAAAGCTGAATGTGTGCAGTTATATAGAGAAAACTTGCCGTCTGAGGTACCTGTTGGTGCATGTAATAGTGATCAAGATAATTCATCTGGTGAGAAAGGGAGAGCTATGCCATGTGCTGTTTTAAGTAATGAGGAACGTGATAAATCACTTGATCCCCAGATAAGGGTCGGATCCTCTTCTATCGTTGAAGAGCATAAAGAAGATGTTGAGATTACTTGTGCGCCAGAATTTGGCACTTCAGTACAGAACAAACAAG CTTCAGCTGTTGAGGTGAAAGATGTAAACTGTTCCTCGCATGACACTGTGGATAATGTCAACTCACTTTCTAAACATAGTGATATTCCACCGGTGATGGCTAATCACCCTGAGCAAAAGCCATTGTCAGTCAAGGAGAGCTCAATGCATTCCGGTAACAAGGAAATGAATACTATATGCCCCAAAGAAGCAAGCCCATCAACATTGGGTTCATCTGTTCAAATGATAGTCAAGGCTTCCCATATAGGGACCCCTGTTGGCCAAGCAACTGCTGCTGCTGATGCTGGTCAAGACTGCTCCAAAGATTTGAAAATAAGAGGTGGGCAGCATGACTTGACGATGAGAGAGGGAACTTGTGATAAAACAGAAACTATTGAAAAGCATGAGGAAGCAAATAATGATGGCCAAGACTTGCCAAAACTTGGAG AGATAGGAAGTTCTGTGGAACCTGTTGCTCCTAGTCAAGTTTCTACTTCTGCTACCAATTGCACACAACCTTTGCAAACAGAGAAGAATAAAGAAGAGTTTGGCAATAGGGCTGCGGTTGAGAGCATCCCAACTCCTCAGGTTACAGATAACCTTGTTGGTAAAGTTCAGTCAACATGCATGAATTCTGGAGTAAGTGCTTCATCTAAAGAAGAGAGCTTAAACATCAAGGTCACTCCAGTGGCAGGCTCTTCTGAAGTAGAACCCAGCAAGGACATGCAGTCATTTCCCAGTAACAGATCTGAAGTACCAATG GTTGGGGAAGACTTGCCTCTGATATCTGTTGGAGCAAATGCCGGTAAGGAAACTCCTCAGGTATCTGACCAGATAACGCCTTCTAGAGGCTCAAAAGCTGAGCGTAAAACAAGGGGTGGCTCCAGTAAGGCCGGGAGAAAAAGTACTAAGGGAAACCAATTGAAGGAAACCCCTGTCAAAGTCATAGAGAGGAGGGACAAATCACGTGTGGCCAGGGAGAGTAGTGGCACAAAGACCAGTGGTGTTGTTTCCACTCCAACATCCAATCTTCCAGATCTGAACACTTCCACTCAATCTGTATTGTTTCAGCAGCCTTTCACAGATTTACAGCAAGTGCAATTACGAGCACAAATCTTCGTTTATGGATCTTTGAT TCAAGGTGCAGTACCGGACGAGGCCTGTATGGTATCAGCCTTTGGGACAACAACTG ATGGAGGGAGGGGCACTTGGGAGGCTGCATGGCGTGCTTGTTTAGAAAGGCATCTTGGGCCGAGATCTCATGCCATCAACACTGAAACACCTGTGCGTTCACGTTCAG GTGCAAAGACGCAAGATCAGGCAATCAATCAGGGTTTGCTGCAAAGCAAAGTTCTTTCATCAACAGCTGCTCGATCAAGCAGCAAGGGTTCTTCTACACCTATAGTCACTCCAATGATACCTCTTTCATCGCCTCTTTGGAATATAGCTACCCCCTCTGATAGTCGAGTTTCAAGTAGCGTAGTGAGTGGAGCAGTCATAGATTATCAGTCATTTTCTTCTTTGAATCCTTACCAGATCCCCCCTGGGCGGAACCTTGCTGGATACACTACCTGGCTATCACAGACATCTATACCTGCTCCCTGGGTTGCTTCTACACAAACTGCTGCTTTTGATATTAGTGCGCGTTTTCCTGTTTTGCCTATTACAGAGCCAGTGAAATTGACCCCTGTCAAAGAATCATCCGTGGCTGCTTCTGGAGGTACAAAGCACATGCCAACAAATTCCATGGCTCCTAGTGTACTTCCTGGCATCATTGCAGGGAATACTTCCATGGTTGACAACAAAAAGGCTCCGGCATCACCTGCTGATCTGAAATCTAGGAAGAGAAAAAAGCCACCTGTTACTGATGGTCATGGACAGATCTCCTTACCTGTGGCTCCAGCAGAGTTGGTCTCTGCCCCTAGCAGCAGTGGCTATTCATCGAAGAGTGTTGGATTGATCTCATCGGTGGGCAGAAGCCCGTCACAAACATTGTCTGCTCCGGTTGTTAGTAGTCACTTTTCTACATTAGTTGCTGTCACCACTTCTCCTAGCTTTGTGCCCAAGGGAAAATCTGACTTAGTCCCTGCTTCCTCTTTACTTGTTGATCACTCCAAAAGAGCAGAGGTTAATGTTGTGAGAAGGACTTTAACTCCGGAGGATATTAAAAacgttgaagagtctaaactacAAGCTGAGGAGGCATCTGCACATGCTGCTGCAGCACTAGGTCACTGCCAAGGCATATGGATTGAGTTGGATAAGCAAAAGAGTTCTAGCTTGATGCCTGATGTTGAGGCTAAGCTAACATCTGCTGCTGTTGCTATAGCAGCTGCTGCTTCTGTCGCAAAAGCGGCAGCTGCTGCTGCTAAAGTTGCATCGGATGCTGCTGCACAAGTAAAACGGATTGTTGATGAATCACTGGTCTCAAGCAAAAGTGTTACAATTGAAAACAGTGCAGTTGCTCTCTCGAACTCTGTAAGCAACTTGGGGAGTGCAACTCCTGCTTCCATATTGAAGAGTGGAGATGGAAACTTTGTTTCTATTGAGGCTATGTCAGCTGCTTCAAGGCATGCTGAAAATTTAATGGCTGTAGTGAAGGCTGCAGAATTGGCTGCTGAAGCAGTATCACATGCTGGAAAAGTCGTAATAGGGGATCCTTTACCCTTGAGTGAATTAGTAAAAGCTGGTCCTGATGGTTTCTGGAAAGTTTCTGAATCCATATCTCAATCAAAAGATGTAAATGGGGGGAAATCTGATGTCAACATGGTTGAACAAGGTTCTGATGTTTTTCCTAAGCAGTCTGAGGGTCCATCTGTTAAGGCATTACATGCCCTGAAAGGTGGTTTGTCACCACATCCAGGAGGGACATCTGCTAATACCATAGCAGGGAGTGTCAGGGCTGAAGAGGGCATTTCATCTTCTATTCCACACGCTGATAAGGATATTTGTAGTAGCAAGGCTCCTACGACATCAGAATTTAACAAGACCCTTGAGATTTCTACTGGGCCAGAAATTGAGTCAAGGTCAACTTCTCTTCTTCAGGGTGACTATGAAAACATTGCAAGTTCAATGATAGACAGCATCAAAGAGGGCTGTCTTGTTGAG GTACTTAGAGATAGCGGTGACCTTAAGGCCTGGTTCTCAGCCAATGTATTGAGTTTGAAAGATGGAGCTGCATTCATTTGTTACACTGAACTTCAATCAGATGAAG GACAGTTAAAGGAGTGGATACCTTTACGTTTAGATGGTGAGGATGTACCCAGCATACGTATCAGCCATCCTATGACTGCTGTTCACCTTGAAGGAGCCCGAAAGAGGCGACGAGCAGCTATGAAGGACTATACTTGGTCTGTCGGTGATCAAGTTGATGCTCGGATGGACAATTG CTGGAGAGAGGGGATTATTACTGAAAAGAACAAAAAGGACGAAACTATATTGAGTGTCAATTTTCCAG CTCGGggtgatactgcagttgtaagAGCATGGAACCTCCGTCCAACCCTTATTTGGAAGGATGGGGAGTGGGTTGAATGGTCCACTTCAAGAAACGAGCCTGCGTTTCAG GGTGATACCCCAAAGGAGAAGAGAATAAAGTTGGGAAATCCTGCTGGTGAGACCAGCGGAAAGGCCAAGCtctcaaaaaatattgattttccAGAACCTGGGACAAATAAAGAACCAAAGTTGCTCCCTTTATCTGATAATGAAACAATATTTAATGTTGGTAGCAACAAAGATGAGAATAAGCCCAGCACAGTCAGAACAATGAGGTCTGGTTTACAGAAAGAAGGCTCCAAAGTTGTTTTTGGCGTGCCTAAGCCCGGAAAGAAGAGGAAGTTTATGGACGTAAGCAAGCATTATGTTTCTAACTGGGGCATGAAGGACACCACAGCTAATGATTCAGCGAAACTTGCAAAATATGTGATGCCACAAGGTTCAGGAGTTGGTGgatggaaaaataattctaaaacCAATCCTAAGGAGAAGGAAGTGGCCGAGTTTAAATCCAGACCACCTAGATCTAGGAAACCACCCAGTTCAAGCCGGACATCAAAAGATAACTCTTTGACATCAAATCCATCAGCTTCTGGTGATGCTACTTCAACTGACCATGTGGTCAAGGATACTATGAGCTATGACAAGAACGAATCAGCTCAATCGGATTTTGTCAAATGCAATTCCAATGGCGAAGAAGCAGCTGAAGGACAGATGCAATTTTCTTCAGAGGATCTTCAAGCTGAGTCCACTAAGAAGGCATCAACATCGACAAACAAATCTGAGAAGGTAAACGCAGGAAATGTTACTCCTGCCAGTGGGAAATCAACAAAAGTTGAGGTGGACAAGTCAATTCCTGAAGTCATTGAACCCCGGAGGTCAAATCGTAGGATTCAGCCGACATCAAGG TTACTGGAAGGTTTGCAGAGCTCACTAATCATCCCAAAATTCCCATCTCTGTCCCATGACAAAGGTCAAAGAAGCCACCACAGGGGCACATCGAAAG GTAATACCCATGGATAA